The following are encoded in a window of Mustela nigripes isolate SB6536 chromosome 3, MUSNIG.SB6536, whole genome shotgun sequence genomic DNA:
- the CIBAR1 gene encoding CBY1-interacting BAR domain-containing protein 1: MLRRSLENRDSQTRQLQDAVTNVEKHFGELCQIFAAYVRKTARLRDKADLLVNEINVYASTETPNLKQGLKNFADEFAKLQDYRQAEVERLEAKVVEPLKAYGTIVKMKRDDLKATLTARNREAKQLTQLERTRQRNPSDRHVISQAETELQRATMDATRTTRHLEETIDNFEKQKIKDIKTIFSEFITIEMLFHGKALEVYTAAYQNIQKIDEEEDLEVFRNSVYPPDYSSRLDIVRANSKSPLQRSLSAKCISGTGQVSTCRLRKDQQAEDDDEEDEDLDVTEEEN; encoded by the exons ATGTTGAGGCGCAGCTTGGAAAACCG GGACTCTCAAACCAGACAACTGCAAGATGCTGTCACAAATGTGGAGAAGCATTTCGGAGAGCTGTGCCAAATCTTTGCTGCTTATGTAAGGAAAACTGCCAGACTGCGAGACAAAGCAGACCTACTGGTGAATGAAATAAACGTGTATGCCTCTACAGAGACCCCAAATTTAAAGCAGGGCCTGAAAAACTTTGCCGATGAGTTTGCCAAACTTCAGGATTATCGACAAGCAGAG GTTGAAAGACTTGAAGCCAAAGTAGTTGAACCTTTGAAAGCTTATGGAACCATTGTAAAAATGAAACGA GATGACCTCAAAGCAACATTAACAGCAAGGAATCGAGAAGCTAAACAGTTAACTCAGTTAGAAAGAACACGTCAGCGAAACCCATCTGATCGACATGTCATT TCACAA GCAGAAACTGAATTGCAGAGAGCTACAATGGATGCTACCCGAACAACTCGTCATCTGGAGGAAACTATTGACaattttgaaaagcagaaaataaaggaTATAAAG actatattttcagaatttatcACTATTGAAATGTTATTTCATGGCAAAGCTTTAGAGGTCTACACTGCTGCCTACCAAAACATACAAAAGATTGATGAAGAAGAAGATCTGGAG GTTTTCCGAAATTCTGTGTATCCACCAGATTATTCATCCCGTTTAGATATCGTAAGAGCAAATTCAAAGTCACCTCTTCAAAGATCACTCTCGGCTAAGTGTATATCTGGAACAGGACAG GTATCCACCTGTCGACTAAGAAAGGATCAACAGGcagaagatgatgatgaagagGATGAAGACTTAGatgtcacagaagaagaaaattaa